A single genomic interval of Picosynechococcus sp. PCC 7003 harbors:
- a CDS encoding DUF389 domain-containing protein translates to MVWYRRRLYRNPQAYGVMMEWWLGWVDFVQWFIPRPVTGKKTRRLYRQLLVEASWRLNFVMLTVSSCIIATFGLISNSTAVIIGAMLVAPLMLPLRGLAFAALEGELKLFWRSLYSITGATALSLALSWMIGVIIGIPDFGSELTARTQPNLIDLGIAVAAGGISGFVKVRRGISDALAGTAIAVALMPPLCVVGLSFSQGYFNYSRGAFLLYLTNLLGITLACMVVYILAGYAEINHALGWTMALTLVLLVPLGARFIQLVQQLRLQQTITSQLTTKTVTVGQDVENVRVRVDWTSSPPIIYVNLQAKKEITPRQALLVEEFLRKRNSQIFKIIFQVSPIQEVKADDIDPNDLDLPQLDIAPPRQ, encoded by the coding sequence ATGGTTTGGTATCGACGACGACTATACCGTAACCCCCAAGCCTACGGGGTGATGATGGAGTGGTGGTTGGGTTGGGTCGATTTTGTGCAGTGGTTTATTCCGCGCCCGGTGACGGGAAAAAAGACGCGGCGTTTATATCGGCAGCTTTTAGTCGAGGCGAGTTGGCGTCTTAATTTTGTGATGTTAACTGTTAGCTCCTGCATTATTGCCACCTTTGGGCTGATTAGTAATAGTACCGCTGTGATTATTGGGGCGATGCTGGTAGCCCCCCTGATGTTGCCGTTGCGGGGGTTGGCCTTCGCGGCCCTAGAGGGGGAGTTGAAATTATTTTGGCGATCGCTGTATTCGATTACGGGAGCAACAGCCCTTTCTCTTGCGTTGTCATGGATGATCGGCGTCATTATTGGCATCCCTGATTTTGGCTCAGAACTGACGGCCCGCACCCAACCCAACTTAATCGACCTTGGTATTGCGGTGGCCGCTGGCGGAATTAGTGGCTTTGTGAAGGTGCGTCGGGGGATTAGTGATGCCCTCGCCGGGACGGCGATCGCCGTGGCCCTGATGCCTCCTCTCTGTGTAGTAGGCTTATCATTTTCCCAAGGCTATTTCAATTACTCCCGTGGCGCTTTTTTGCTCTATCTAACAAACCTCCTCGGCATTACCCTCGCCTGTATGGTGGTCTACATCCTGGCTGGTTATGCGGAGATCAACCACGCCCTTGGCTGGACAATGGCCTTAACCCTCGTCTTGCTGGTACCCCTGGGGGCAAGATTTATTCAACTGGTACAACAGCTCCGCCTGCAGCAAACCATCACCAGTCAGCTCACCACCAAAACCGTTACTGTCGGTCAAGACGTCGAAAATGTTCGGGTGCGGGTTGACTGGACATCTTCCCCACCGATCATCTACGTCAACCTCCAGGCGAAAAAAGAAATTACCCCTAGACAAGCTCTCCTCGTTGAAGAATTCTTACGCAAGCGTAACAGTCAAATTTTTAAAATTATTTTTCAAGTTAGTCCGATCCAAGAAGTCAAAGCCGATGACATTGATCCTAACGATTTAGATTTACCCCAATTAGACATCGCCCCACCGCGCCAATAG
- the pstB gene encoding phosphate ABC transporter ATP-binding protein PstB produces MIDLDNANATDYVLQTENVSVYYGSFLAIKGVYLNIPKNQVTAFIGPSGCGKSTLLRCYNRLNDLIPTFRIEGDIAYHGSSLYGSGVDPVEVRRRIGMVFQKPNPFPKSIYDNIAYGARINGYKGDMDELVERSLRQAALWDEVKDKLRQSGLALSGGQQQRLCIARTIAIQPEVVLMDEPCSALDPISTLKIEELIHQLKEQYTIVIVTHNMQQASRVADMTAFFNVKTNDDGTRQGYLGECDRTEVIFQNPREQATQEYVSGRFG; encoded by the coding sequence ATGATTGATCTCGACAATGCAAACGCGACAGACTACGTTCTGCAGACAGAAAATGTCAGTGTCTATTACGGTAGCTTTCTGGCGATCAAAGGCGTTTACCTCAACATTCCCAAAAATCAAGTAACAGCATTTATTGGCCCTTCTGGTTGCGGTAAAAGTACCCTGTTGCGTTGCTACAACCGTCTCAATGATCTCATTCCCACTTTTCGCATAGAGGGCGATATTGCTTACCACGGCAGTAGTCTCTATGGATCCGGTGTAGATCCAGTGGAAGTACGTCGCCGCATCGGCATGGTTTTCCAAAAGCCAAACCCCTTCCCCAAATCGATTTATGACAATATCGCCTATGGGGCGCGGATCAATGGTTACAAGGGAGACATGGACGAACTGGTAGAACGTTCACTACGCCAGGCCGCTCTCTGGGATGAGGTTAAAGATAAGCTGCGTCAAAGTGGTCTCGCCCTATCTGGGGGGCAACAGCAACGTCTTTGTATTGCCCGGACGATCGCCATTCAACCAGAGGTTGTGTTGATGGATGAACCTTGTTCTGCTTTGGATCCGATTTCAACCCTCAAAATTGAAGAATTGATCCACCAGCTCAAAGAGCAGTACACAATTGTCATTGTGACTCATAATATGCAGCAGGCTTCGCGGGTCGCTGATATGACGGCGTTTTTCAACGTGAAAACAAATGATGACGGCACCCGCCAGGGCTATCTGGGCGAATGCGATCGCACGGAAGTTATTTTCCAAAACCCCCGGGAACAGGCCACCCAAGAGTATGTCAGTGGCCGTTTCGGTTAA
- the rpmF gene encoding 50S ribosomal protein L32 encodes MAVPKKKTSKAKRDQRRAHWKRKATIEAQKALSLGKSVLTGRSSFVYPSPEDDEE; translated from the coding sequence ATGGCAGTTCCAAAGAAGAAAACCTCAAAGGCAAAGCGTGACCAACGCCGCGCCCACTGGAAGCGTAAGGCAACCATCGAAGCCCAAAAGGCCCTTTCCCTTGGCAAATCTGTACTCACTGGTCGTTCTAGCTTTGTTTATCCTTCCCCCGAAGACGACGAAGAGTAA